Below is a genomic region from Alosa sapidissima isolate fAloSap1 chromosome 19, fAloSap1.pri, whole genome shotgun sequence.
GGTGTATGCATCAGGCTCAAAGCAGGGGTTCAATCTGGCTAACAATCCTTAGGGGCTTAAGTGGCAGGCAAGCGCAAAGTCTATCAATAAGCAAAGTTCTCGTGCATGAACTATAGCTTGTGGCATGTTGAAGTTTTGATCTAACTCATTGATGTTTGCGGGTGAGGTCTTACCCATGATGTTAAATTAATCGATTGTGTCTAATTAATCGATTTTGTCTAATTATTAAGTTTGCTTTATTTTGACttaagactttgcactttgcccatcaaACAAATTAGGGCCGTTTACTATGCACCGCAAGATGTTTTTTTCTAGGGTCTTCTACAGAACCTAGAGTGTGTGTAACAAGAAAAAAAGTACTAGGACTCAGACAGGCTGCCTGCTGTCCAGCAGATGTGACCGCCCCTGGCTCACACTTACTGAACATCCCCTCCAGCCGCACCAGACAGCTAACAAAGCTGTCAAAGTCGATGTTCATGTTCTCATTGGCATAGCGCATGGTGATGATGTCATACAGCTGGTTGTTGAGACGGAAGCCTGAATGGGATACAAAACGTATGACTGTACAACGACAAAGTCCATTAGAGTCCGTTTGCTGCCAGCCTCTTAAGGTTATATACTATTATTGTTTAAGgtgtgagtggagtggagggaAACGTTTGACCAGTCTGGTCTAACCTGCGTCATTCACAGCATTTCTCATCTCATAACTGTTGACGCTTCCAGTCTGTTCACTGTCATAATGCTTAAAGATTCCCTGCAAATGCAAAATAACAATTATGATGAGTGAAACCAGAGACTCCAAAGACTCCATATGAGTGAGCAGCTGCTAGACACATACATACCTGCCATTGCTTAATTTTGTTCCACAGATGCCTAAACTCCTGTAGGTTAAGTCTGCCTGTCCCATCCATCTGAATAGAGATGGTTAAGAGACAAAACCATTAAGCCAATCACAGATAAGAGGTGCAACAGGATTATTCGTCTGCCAAGCACAACTGAGATGTTGATTCATCTGGAAGTTTATGTGTTTTCTTCAGTTTTATTAGTCTCATCAGTAGCACCAGCGTAGTATGCTCTGACTGTGCAGACAGTCTCATTGTAATAGAGTATCTGCGCAGATAAAGCTAGCTGATGTTCTCGATACAAAGGATACGTCCATGAGGGCAATCATGCTCCGGCAGCTCTCCAGACTAAAGCCCTCTGTGTTCATTTCTTTATCTGTTAGCAGAGAATgacaaagaaaagagagaagcaaAGGTGGAGAGTTTAACAATACGTGGAATCACATTAGCATAGCATTTAACAAGGAATCATCTTACTCACGTTTGGAAACAACCCTGTTCAGGACATTCTTCAGCTCATTGGCTGAGATCTCCATTTCCTGTGAGGTGGAAGGACATAGCACATTTGTGTATTTGAAGACCGTGCACCACAGATGGCATCTCGTCCATCTAGGAGTACTGAGTGTAGGTACTGTATGATAGCTACAGAAATTAAGTAACCACTTGCCCCATCTCCaccatactcacactcacagtccCCCCTGCACTCACTGGTTTCCATGTACTCACATCCCCCGCAATTTGCTGGAAGATGGTCCGGAACTGTTGgtcctcctcactctcctcaCCTGCGGAGGCTGGGGCTGGCTGCAGGGCACGTGAGAAGGAGACATACAGAAATAGTGAGATGTCATGCTCAGCATGCTTTTTTCTTCATTATGAGAGTCTAGAGGTATTTTAATGGTTTGTGGACATAAATGTACACTTTTCCAATGTTGTTTTTGCTATATTTGTTTttacatgttttatgttttttttttcatgaatttGGTCCAGGGTTACACCCCAATGAACTCCACAttttaagatagatagatagatagatagatagatagatagatagatagatactttattgatccccaggggaaattcaaggaataaTGAGGATATTTAAAAGCATTGGTTATATTTAATTCTTCAAGGATATATATCAGCAAAGATTCTAAGTGTATGGAGGTACTTACCACCGGATGGTCAGCCTCGATCCTGTTCTCTATCTCCCTAAGTAGAGATCAATGAAAACAGTGATCATCATAATAACCCACATGGGTTCAAAAGCACCTGGACCACAACACCATGTGAAAGTGTCCTTCCTGAACAATTGTAAATTACTACTACTTTTAGTCTACTTCAATGTCAACTTCAAATCACAACACCTACCTTATCTTATACAGAACTGTGAAGAAAAGCTCATTTGTTAGCATAtttaaagatattttttttttatcctgaaGACTTATTTTCCTTTGAATTCAGCCTTTTCTCTTGTAGCATTCTTGTTTCTGTTGGTTGTCTCAGTTGACAGTCCACTCTGTCAACAGTGGGTCACTTACAGTAGTGGACCGTAAACATTTCTTCCATGCTGAGATGTTGGCAATTCCTCAGTAAGAAAATGCTAGTAAACACCAATTGCTCTATTACTGAGGAATTGATAGAAGCCTTGATCTGTGTCTTCCCAAGAATCCTGACATTGGAAGCACTTCACTGGTGAATGAATCCACAGTAGCTCATTTCTTCATTCGTCTGGGGCAATTTGGGTGTGCCCAGATGAAAATTCAATACTGAAAGAGAATGTTTACCAGATCGTGCCCAAATCTGAAGTCGCTTGTCCTAAAAAAGATTCCATTACAGCTTCGAACTGGGGTCGATTTCTTCCAGGTCTACAAATCAAATCGCCGTTAAAATGGTTTGTCCTTGGTGGTTTtgtccccacccccacacacccaatcGAAGCATCCTTTACCCGCACTCTTCCCCTATTCAACCCACTTTGTTTTCCTCGCCTCTCCTCCCACCCTCAAAGACACAAAGTTCTACTCCATAGACATAACTTATTAATTACAAATCTGCTATATACACCATGACATTATAACTAGCCTATGATATACATGAATGATCAACATGAATATACATTAATAAATGCACAGAAATCTGAAAGCATTGAACACTTCAAAACACCCCAGCACAGCAAGACACCTAGATAAAATCTCCTCATCAGCGCCATTAAAAGCCAAAGATAGTCATCGTTTACCCATAATGCTCCCTTCTCCCCCACTCACTCAGAGGTGTTCCTTTTTTCAGAGAAGACACGGAGGATGAACTCGCCCTCCTGGTGGGGTTCATAGGTGGAAGGCACGATCACATACTCCCCAGGACTCAGTCTAAAACGCTGGGTCACCTCCCTCAGGTTGATGTAAGACTTGCAGCGAGCCTTCGAGGAGTTGAACAGGAAAAACTCCTTCTGCATATGCTGTTTATTTCCATGCATCTAGCACAGGGTTGGATGACAGCAGGGGAGTTTGTGATTTACAGTGCAGATACAGAGTAAACCGGTCATGAAgtaatgtaattaattagataaaGAATGGTGTGACACTAAACAGTATGGTGCAGGCATATGCATACACTGAGGCAGCCGTGACACTGGGCAGGTCTCACAACATGTTGATGATCTCAGACAAAATACTATACCTCCTTTGGCACCTATGGAGACAGGGAGTACAAACATGTCAAAGTCTTTGTTTAGTCTGAATATCCAATCCTGCGCTTATTTCttggaaggaaaaaaaatagtGAACAGTTTATAGGAACAGCACCTCATAGATGGCAAATCCTATGGTGAACAAGTTAGCACCCATCTTGCGTTCTTTTCGACGATTCTTCTGCATCAAGGCCACAACGAATGAGCAGGCCATCTCATTGTCCTCCGGGTCATCATCCTCCTCCAAGAGACGCAGGCGGTACTGGGGATTGGTCCAGAAAGTATCTAAACAGGAACATCAATTAGCATAGACATCTATATGTGGTTGaggcaggctacaccaggcgcaTAACTGAAACGTTCCATTCACGGAGCATAAAAGTAGTTTTAAAAAGACTAGTCTAATGCTCTTTCACTTTTGGTGTAGCCAGGTTTAatgattataatggaagctaataGACCTGGTATAGTCCTGCGTCTGTGTCTCATGCATCATCACTGCGCCATgcggaggagtgtgtgtgtgtgtgtggggggggggggggggtatttgacACATGCAAATGTGCATGGCGGAGTATACCACCTCCTTAATTGCAATGCTTCAGTTGCGTACCTGGAGTAGCCTGCCTGTaaggtactaaagcttcacatGTTAAATTGTGCTGTAAGGGGACTGGGGATGTGTTGGTCCAATTTAAATGTAAAGAATATAAACATAAAGTTTGATTCTACTAGGACGGCAAAAAATGCTATCTAAAAACTACAGTATTGAACTTCAGTCTATCCCTGTTTATGCACTTGTTTTTACCTGGGTAGTTTCTACAGCCGCCTGCTGAACACCCCCGCACCCAGCGGCCCTCGTTTACAGACACTGTCCACTTGTGGATCTTGTCGTCCTCCAGAGCATCAGGGGTGAGATTACAGATCTCAATCTTGGTGTAATTCTTCTTGAAATCTTCAAATGACATCCTAAGTAACAAAAAGATGTTCAAATATAATGCATAATTCATCTTAAATGGTTAAGTATACATTTTCAGTGTATTcatatgtatatgtgcatgCCTTTAATGTAAGCCTGTTTGAATGAACTTGTTTGCTACATAGTCCAGCTTGAACTTATTAAATTCAACATGGACGTACAGTATATTTGAATATACTATTTCACATCTTGCTCACCAGAATTCTCCATCCTCAGCGTTCTGATGCTGAAGTTTCTCCTTCTCAGCCTTAGGGATGGTGGTCCACTCCTTAGAGCTAAAATGACATAAAATGACTATGATGTAGACATAACagtaaaaatagtcaacttTAGAACCTTTAACTTAACAAAAATTTTTTGATGACTTACTTGTCACTCCAAGGCCCATTCCACTCCACCTGACCCCAAGGGTTGCGGAGACGCACCAGACGTACCTTGGAATCCTTGTGCTGGGACGGCTTAcactgaaaaaataaacattgccACAACGTATAACTCATGCTACATGAAAATATATGTCATGATTAGTGATGCACAGCAAAAAAAGGTATTGCTGAAACAGCCTCACAACACAAATCAATGCATATTAGGAAATGTATTTGCCATTATTCTCAATACCATCTAATGCACTCCCATAGAAATTATTAAAAATATGAatacttaaaaatattttacctcCTCAACAGCTGTCACAGAGTAAGCATGTCCTTTGACAAGTCCTGTCGCTGTGCGTGTCTCAAAGCGAGCAGGAACCAGGGACTGGAAAAAACACACATCACTTTTACTCCTCTACACCTGTGCTATCCATCTGTGCCTGTTACATCGATGCCACCCAACTGAGCAGAAAACATATTATTTAGCTGTAGGCTAAAGAACGTGTTGGAACACAGTGGTTACAGAAACACTCTTACATCGATGGAGCAACCCATGAGGGAGCCCCTCTCCAGAGCCTTATTCATGATCTTGTAGAGCTCCTTTGGGGCCTCTTTCAGCTCATAGAATTCAGTCACTCCTCCAGTGAAGTCCTCCATGGCCTCTGTGGTGTTTCCTCCTTTGAGAGCCTCATAGGAGCCATGCAGCCTGCATAAAGGAGACAGGATATACTTTGATTGTAGATACATTTGTGAACTATCCCTAAAAATACTCATGTGCTAATTGTCATGCGCTATATATAACATGCGCTATTGTCACTATAAGAAATATAAGATCGCCATATTcagcagagagggggggggggggggggggggcattagttaaaagacctttcaaaaatctttcaagaatctttcccaaatctcgTCACAGTCTTCTGATGTATGGGTAGCCTACATGTAATTCTATAAATACATAACAAAGTGTAATTCTATGAACAGAAAACAACTAAGTGTAATTCTATGAACAGATAACAACTAAGTGTaattctttgttatttttcatAATCTGGGGAAAGCTCACTTGGCATAGGCCTTCTCCAAGAGAGCACTCCAAAACTCATTCCTTTCGGCAGACTTGGTGAACACCAGCTGACCGTTGAAGGTGGGGATACGGTCATCGATGACAACATCCACCCAATCACCATACCGCCAGAACTATAGCAAACATAGGAGGTGGAAAAGTGATTGGAACTAAAAGAGTAGATCAAGAGGAGGTCATTTCATCACAAAGGAATGCAGTCAGTGGCCAGCACTCACCTGGAAATGGAAGATTCCAGCATAGTTATCACTGAAACTTTGGTCTTGTGGGACAACTCTGTAAAGCAGCTTTTCATTGAGTGTCAGAGAAGCAATAGCAGCCAACAGCCAGCAGTCACCTATTCAAACAGTGGAAACATGGAAATACCTGAGAATTGTTCACAGCTGAGCTGACAACATttctctctccaaacacacaATTGGTCAAAAGctttcatatttcatatctGGACTGCTTTTGCTGTGATTGTCAAAAGAACACTACCCTGCTGACATCAGTGTTTTTGTGGACACTAggacatgtgtctgtgtgggtgggtgctaTCTGCTCTGATCTGGGGGACAATGTTCATTTTAGGGTGGGGAGGGGCAGCATGCCCTGTCCACACCTTTGTCCCCTTAGATGCCTTTTATTTTTCACGCACATGGCAGGAACAATGAGAAGTGCTGCTGGCTAGATTCCCGTCCAGAATAGTAAGCTATGGAGGCCCATGCACAGGGGCCCCAGAGTGGGTCTGGCTGGGTCCCATCAACTGCACTGAAGCCTGGCCAGCCTCGGCTGCAGCCTGTCCCTCCTGATGACCTGGGTCACTCTGGATTCTGGGCTCCACACCATCCACCTGTCACTACTCTCTTATCAGAGATCAACACACTACACCTGATCTGGACACTGTTGTAGTGTCtgcactgtgtgtctgtgtgtgtgtgtgtgtgtgtgtgtgtgtgtgtgtgtgtgtgtgtgtgtgtgtgtgtgtgtgtgtgtgtgtgtgtgtgtgtgtgtccattaccCAGGTCTCCTTGGCAAATGTCTGTTCTGCTGGCTCCTCCCACTATGAATTGGGGATTGTCACTAATGTCCTATAAGATCAAAGAAAGCATTAGAAGTGCACAAGTTAATACTTCCAAGAGTTAGCCTAAATGAACCTGACAGTTTAAAATGAGTGACATCATTTGTTTATCTTTTGTAGGTGCAAAGTCTGAAAAACCTCCCCATTGACACACAAGTGTGGACATCTAATCTGTTATAGTGATTATTTTATAGATTAAAATAACAAGAAAAAGGGAGATTATTTTAAAACACCATAATACACCCTAATCTGCTGTGGAAAGTACAGACCACATCAGTACACAAAATAATTGaagtaaaaaatattttttacttttaattcAAATACAGCTCTTTGAAAAAATCATTAAACTGCAGTGCGCCATAATATGATGAACCCTTTGAGTGATGATGATAGTGATGGCTATGATGCAAGTAGATTCTTTGCTTTCCTTATTCcttttttgcattatttgtactgtactgtaacacattttgcaaaatctaGCATTCTACATCGACAgtttaaaaaattattttgttaAGTCTTTGTATAGGAAATTAGAGCGAGATATCCACACAATTATCCATGATTAGATTAAAGAAGAATGCAAAAATGGCCTTCCACCCAAAATAAAAGCTTTTTCTTAACAGATATTACACAAGAAATGCCAAAGTACCAACATAAATCCCTCCAAAATTAAAATTGAAAActcaacacatttttttaacTTTCAAACTTTGTTTGTGATTTCACTAGTGGCCAAGGTATATAATACAAAACCATAATACATTTTAGCTGCCATATTCCACTGTTTAGGGAAGTATTTAGATTCAATCTCCAAAAATATTTTCTAGCAGGTTCCTCATGTCATCAGAAAATCCTCCCAAACACATGGGCAAcactgaaatgtcattatgttaTGTTTTCATATGGCATTACTTCAACTATAGTAGGAATGCCTAGATCTCCATAAGTATCTAATTCTGTATTGGAAAAAGCTTACGCTGTACAAATCTTCCAGGGAGTGAGAATGATTACTATTAGTTccttacatttatatttattcatttagcagaaacGTAATGATCTAAATGAGGAGGGTTCCTCCAGGGAGTGAGAATGATTCCTATAGTTCCTTGCTTGATTTCCATCAGCTCCATTTGAGCTCACTAACACTTACATCACAGTTCCCCAACAGGAAAGTTCCCCAAACAGGAAAGCAGCTGGTCTCTCCATGCCTTCCTGTGACCACTATGTATCCCATATATGCCCATCCTACCTTGGGTCTCTTCCAGACGATGTTCTTGACCTTGTTGGACTTGTGACCCAGCTCTTTGTATCCCAAAGATTCCACGGAGGCGGGAAAAGTGTCATCCTCGAACAGGCTCTTCTTTTGGATGTACTCCTGCTTGAGGATGGTGAAATCCTGTCCACTGAAGCGAAGAGGCTTGCTCAAAGATCCTTCTCCGTCTCTGCGTTCTCGCTCCCGGATCAACCGGTCGCAGAAAAAGCCAGACGGTGTATACGGCATCACGACTCACCTGATggacttttttttcccttgcTGATAAAAAACTGGCTTTGGCCAACTCTGGTAAGATCTTAGAAGCCTAAAAATCTCTGGCATAAATCCAAACAGCTaatctctgattggctggctcTCCTAATGACGTCTCTTCGCACCTGGTTATGGAGTGGACAGTGGACACTGCAACTGGAAGAATGAGACATTCATCTAACACATGTTAACATTCCCTTGGCCctgcacacactcctacacacccacacatacacacacatactctcatacacacacacacacacacacacacacacacacacacacacacacacacacacacacacacacacacacacacacacacactgcatgggcATACATACCCACTGTTGGGTTCCCATTGGCCGCTGAACAATGAGGGTTCCCTAATGGTGCCCTCGTGCCAGTATTGTTGGGGGACACAAAGGGGGTGTGAGCCTCGACGCAGAGGCTGCATAGAGTGGGACGGCTTGTGGGATGGCCTGCCTCAGCAGAAGGCATTCAAGCCCTTTAAACCTGTTCTCAATGGAGCTCTGCATTGAGCAGTCTCAGCACAACGCCATCAGGCTA
It encodes:
- the capn3a gene encoding calpain-3 isoform X3, producing the protein MPYTPSGFFCDRLIRERERRDGEGSLSKPLRFSGQDFTILKQEYIQKKSLFEDDTFPASVESLGYKELGHKSNKVKNIVWKRPKDISDNPQFIVGGASRTDICQGDLGDCWLLAAIASLTLNEKLLYRVVPQDQSFSDNYAGIFHFQFWRYGDWVDVVIDDRIPTFNGQLVFTKSAERNEFWSALLEKAYAKLHGSYEALKGGNTTEAMEDFTGGVTEFYELKEAPKELYKIMNKALERGSLMGCSIDSLVPARFETRTATGLVKGHAYSVTAVEECKPSQHKDSKVRLVRLRNPWGQVEWNGPWSDNSKEWTTIPKAEKEKLQHQNAEDGEFWMSFEDFKKNYTKIEICNLTPDALEDDKIHKWTVSVNEGRWVRGCSAGGCRNYPDTFWTNPQYRLRLLEEDDDPEDNEMACSFVVALMQKNRRKERKMGANLFTIGFAIYEVPKEMHGNKQHMQKEFFLFNSSKARCKSYINLREVTQRFRLSPGEYVIVPSTYEPHQEGEFILRVFSEKRNTSEEIENRIEADHPVPAPASAGEESEEDQQFRTIFQQIAGDVSTWKPVSAGGTVSEMEISANELKNVLNRVVSKHKEMNTEGFSLESCRSMIALMDMDGTGRLNLQEFRHLWNKIKQWQGIFKHYDSEQTGSVNSYEMRNAVNDAGFRLNNQLYDIITMRYANENMNIDFDSFVSCLVRLEGMFRAFQAFDQDGDGTIRLSVLEWLQLTMYA
- the capn3a gene encoding calpain-3 isoform X2 → MPYTPSGFFCDRLIRERERRDGEGSLSKPLRFSGQDFTILKQEYIQKKSLFEDDTFPASVESLGYKELGHKSNKVKNIVWKRPKDISDNPQFIVGGASRTDICQGDLGDCWLLAAIASLTLNEKLLYRVVPQDQSFSDNYAGIFHFQFWRYGDWVDVVIDDRIPTFNGQLVFTKSAERNEFWSALLEKAYAKLHGSYEALKGGNTTEAMEDFTGGVTEFYELKEAPKELYKIMNKALERGSLMGCSIDSLVPARFETRTATGLVKGHAYSVTAVEECKPSQHKDSKVRLVRLRNPWGQVEWNGPWSDNSKEWTTIPKAEKEKLQHQNAEDGEFWMSFEDFKKNYTKIEICNLTPDALEDDKIHKWTVSVNEGRWVRGCSAGGCRNYPDTFWTNPQYRLRLLEEDDDPEDNEMACSFVVALMQKNRRKERKMGANLFTIGFAIYEVPKEMHGNKQHMQKEFFLFNSSKARCKSYINLREVTQRFRLSPGEYVIVPSTYEPHQEGEFILRVFSEKRNTSEEIENRIEADHPVPAPASAGEESEEDQQFRTIFQQIAGDVSTWKPVSAGGTEMEISANELKNVLNRVVSKHKEMNTEGFSLESCRSMIALMDMDGTGRLNLQEFRHLWNKIKQWQGIFKHYDSEQTGSVNSYEMRNAVNDAVIRFVSHSGFRLNNQLYDIITMRYANENMNIDFDSFVSCLVRLEGMFRAFQAFDQDGDGTIRLSVLEWLQLTMYA
- the capn3a gene encoding calpain-3 isoform X5, producing MPYTPSGFFCDRLIRERERRDGEGSLSKPLRFSGQDFTILKQEYIQKKSLFEDDTFPASVESLGYKELGHKSNKVKNIVWKRPKDISDNPQFIVGGASRTDICQGDLGDCWLLAAIASLTLNEKLLYRVVPQDQSFSDNYAGIFHFQFWRYGDWVDVVIDDRIPTFNGQLVFTKSAERNEFWSALLEKAYAKLHGSYEALKGGNTTEAMEDFTGGVTEFYELKEAPKELYKIMNKALERGSLMGCSIDSLVPARFETRTATGLVKGHAYSVTAVEECKPSQHKDSKVRLVRLRNPWGQVEWNGPWSDNSKEWTTIPKAEKEKLQHQNAEDGEFWMSFEDFKKNYTKIEICNLTPDALEDDKIHKWTVSVNEGRWVRGCSAGGCRNYPDTFWTNPQYRLRLLEEDDDPEDNEMACSFVVALMQKNRRKERKMGANLFTIGFAIYEVPKEMHGNKQHMQKEFFLFNSSKARCKSYINLREVTQRFRLSPGEYVIVPSTYEPHQEGEFILRVFSEKRNTSEEIENRIEADHPVPAPASAGEESEEDQQFRTIFQQIAGDVSTWKPVSAGGTEMEISANELKNVLNRVVSKHKEMNTEGFSLESCRSMIALMDMDGTGRLNLQEFRHLWNKIKQWQGIFKHYDSEQTGSVNSYEMRNAVNDAGFRLNNQLYDIITMRYANENMNIDFDSFVSCLVRLEGMFRAFQAFDQDGDGTIRLSVLEWLQLTMYA
- the capn3a gene encoding calpain-3 isoform X7: MPYTPSGFFCDRLIRERERRDGEGSLSKPLRFSGQDFTILKQEYIQKKSLFEDDTFPASVESLGYKELGHKSNKVKNIVWKRPKDISDNPQFIVGGASRTDICQGDLGDCWLLAAIASLTLNEKLLYRVVPQDQSFSDNYAGIFHFQFWRYGDWVDVVIDDRIPTFNGQLVFTKSAERNEFWSALLEKAYAKLHGSYEALKGGNTTEAMEDFTGGVTEFYELKEAPKELYKIMNKALERGSLMGCSIDSLVPARFETRTATGLVKGHAYSVTAVEECKPSQHKDSKVRLVRLRNPWGQVEWNGPWSDNSKEWTTIPKAEKEKLQHQNAEDGEFWMSFEDFKKNYTKIEICNLTPDALEDDKIHKWTVSVNEGRWVRGCSAGGCRNYPDTFWTNPQYRLRLLEEDDDPEDNEMACSFVVALMQKNRRKERKMGANLFTIGFAIYEVPKEMHGNKQHMQKEFFLFNSSKARCKSYINLREVTQRFRLSPGEYVIVPSTYEPHQEGEFILRVFSEKRNTSEEIENRIEADHPVPAPASAGEESEEDQQFRTIFQQIAGDEMEISANELKNVLNRVVSKHKEMNTEGFSLESCRSMIALMDMDGTGRLNLQEFRHLWNKIKQWQGIFKHYDSEQTGSVNSYEMRNAVNDAGFRLNNQLYDIITMRYANENMNIDFDSFVSCLVRLEGMFRAFQAFDQDGDGTIRLSVLEWLQLTMYA
- the capn3a gene encoding calpain-3 isoform X6, with the protein product MPYTPSGFFCDRLIRERERRDGEGSLSKPLRFSGQDFTILKQEYIQKKSLFEDDTFPASVESLGYKELGHKSNKVKNIVWKRPKDISDNPQFIVGGASRTDICQGDLGDCWLLAAIASLTLNEKLLYRVVPQDQSFSDNYAGIFHFQFWRYGDWVDVVIDDRIPTFNGQLVFTKSAERNEFWSALLEKAYAKLHGSYEALKGGNTTEAMEDFTGGVTEFYELKEAPKELYKIMNKALERGSLMGCSIDSLVPARFETRTATGLVKGHAYSVTAVEECKPSQHKDSKVRLVRLRNPWGQVEWNGPWSDNSKEWTTIPKAEKEKLQHQNAEDGEFWMSFEDFKKNYTKIEICNLTPDALEDDKIHKWTVSVNEGRWVRGCSAGGCRNYPDTFWTNPQYRLRLLEEDDDPEDNEMACSFVVALMQKNRRKERKMGANLFTIGFAIYEVPKEMHGNKQHMQKEFFLFNSSKARCKSYINLREVTQRFRLSPGEYVIVPSTYEPHQEGEFILRVFSEKRNTSEEIENRIEADHPVPAPASAGEESEEDQQFRTIFQQIAGDEMEISANELKNVLNRVVSKHKEMNTEGFSLESCRSMIALMDMDGTGRLNLQEFRHLWNKIKQWQGIFKHYDSEQTGSVNSYEMRNAVNDAVIRFVSHSGFRLNNQLYDIITMRYANENMNIDFDSFVSCLVRLEGMFRAFQAFDQDGDGTIRLSVLEWLQLTMYA
- the capn3a gene encoding calpain-3 isoform X4 yields the protein MPYTPSGFFCDRLIRERERRDGEGSLSKPLRFSGQDFTILKQEYIQKKSLFEDDTFPASVESLGYKELGHKSNKVKNIVWKRPKDISDNPQFIVGGASRTDICQGDLGDCWLLAAIASLTLNEKLLYRVVPQDQSFSDNYAGIFHFQFWRYGDWVDVVIDDRIPTFNGQLVFTKSAERNEFWSALLEKAYAKLHGSYEALKGGNTTEAMEDFTGGVTEFYELKEAPKELYKIMNKALERGSLMGCSIDSLVPARFETRTATGLVKGHAYSVTAVEECKPSQHKDSKVRLVRLRNPWGQVEWNGPWSDNSKEWTTIPKAEKEKLQHQNAEDGEFWMSFEDFKKNYTKIEICNLTPDALEDDKIHKWTVSVNEGRWVRGCSAGGCRNYPDTFWTNPQYRLRLLEEDDDPEDNEMACSFVVALMQKNRRKERKMGANLFTIGFAIYEVPKEMHGNKQHMQKEFFLFNSSKARCKSYINLREVTQRFRLSPGEYVIVPSTYEPHQEGEFILRVFSEKRNTSEEIENRIEADHPVPAPASAGEESEEDQQFRTIFQQIAGDVSTWKPEMEISANELKNVLNRVVSKHKEMNTEGFSLESCRSMIALMDMDGTGRLNLQEFRHLWNKIKQWQGIFKHYDSEQTGSVNSYEMRNAVNDAVIRFVSHSGFRLNNQLYDIITMRYANENMNIDFDSFVSCLVRLEGMFRAFQAFDQDGDGTIRLSVLEWLQLTMYA
- the capn3a gene encoding calpain-3 isoform X1, which encodes MPYTPSGFFCDRLIRERERRDGEGSLSKPLRFSGQDFTILKQEYIQKKSLFEDDTFPASVESLGYKELGHKSNKVKNIVWKRPKDISDNPQFIVGGASRTDICQGDLGDCWLLAAIASLTLNEKLLYRVVPQDQSFSDNYAGIFHFQFWRYGDWVDVVIDDRIPTFNGQLVFTKSAERNEFWSALLEKAYAKLHGSYEALKGGNTTEAMEDFTGGVTEFYELKEAPKELYKIMNKALERGSLMGCSIDSLVPARFETRTATGLVKGHAYSVTAVEECKPSQHKDSKVRLVRLRNPWGQVEWNGPWSDNSKEWTTIPKAEKEKLQHQNAEDGEFWMSFEDFKKNYTKIEICNLTPDALEDDKIHKWTVSVNEGRWVRGCSAGGCRNYPDTFWTNPQYRLRLLEEDDDPEDNEMACSFVVALMQKNRRKERKMGANLFTIGFAIYEVPKEMHGNKQHMQKEFFLFNSSKARCKSYINLREVTQRFRLSPGEYVIVPSTYEPHQEGEFILRVFSEKRNTSEEIENRIEADHPVPAPASAGEESEEDQQFRTIFQQIAGDVSTWKPVSAGGTVSEMEISANELKNVLNRVVSKHKEMNTEGFSLESCRSMIALMDMDGTGRLNLQEFRHLWNKIKQWQGIFKHYDSEQTGSVNSYEMRNAVNDAVIRFVSHSGFRLNNQLYDIITMRYANENMNIDFDSFVSCLVRLEGMFRAFQAFDQDGDGTIRLSVLEWLQLTMYA